In Phyllobacterium zundukense, one DNA window encodes the following:
- a CDS encoding pyridoxal phosphate-dependent aminotransferase — MLRTISGFDRIGEENAFAVLARATALAAEGKDIINLGIGQPDFKTPVHIVEAAIKALKDGHHGYTPATGLLAAREAVARRTLTTTGVEVSPENVMIVPGGKVTMFAAILIFGEPGAEILYPDPGFPIYRSMIEFTGAKPIPVPIREENGFAFSAEETLGLITPKTRLLILNSPANPTGGVTPKSEIEKLVKGLEAHPHVAIMSDEIYDVMNYDGEEHCSLLTFPEIRDRLIVLNGWSKTWAMTGWRMGWSIWPNSHESGQLYDKVRKLAVNCWSCVNAPSQFAGIAAIDGPQDDVVKMCKAFDNRRKIVVDGLNSLPGISCTTPKGAFYAFPNVKETGWPAKQLATALLDEAGVALIGGPDFGILGEGYIRLSYANSEENILRAIERIEKFLAK; from the coding sequence ATGCTGCGTACTATTTCCGGGTTCGACCGTATCGGCGAAGAAAATGCCTTTGCCGTCCTCGCCCGCGCTACCGCCCTCGCCGCCGAGGGCAAGGACATCATAAATCTCGGCATCGGCCAGCCCGACTTCAAGACACCCGTCCATATCGTAGAGGCTGCCATCAAGGCGCTGAAGGATGGCCATCACGGCTATACGCCGGCGACAGGCCTGCTCGCCGCTCGCGAGGCGGTAGCGCGCCGCACGCTCACCACGACGGGTGTCGAGGTCTCGCCGGAAAACGTCATGATCGTCCCGGGCGGCAAGGTGACGATGTTCGCCGCAATCCTCATCTTCGGCGAGCCGGGCGCCGAAATCCTCTATCCGGACCCTGGGTTCCCCATCTATCGCTCGATGATCGAATTTACCGGCGCCAAGCCAATCCCGGTACCCATCCGCGAAGAGAACGGTTTTGCCTTCTCCGCCGAGGAGACGCTGGGCCTGATCACGCCGAAGACGCGGCTCCTGATCCTCAACTCACCCGCCAACCCGACCGGCGGCGTGACACCGAAATCTGAGATTGAGAAGCTGGTGAAGGGCCTCGAAGCCCACCCGCACGTGGCCATCATGTCCGACGAGATCTACGACGTCATGAACTATGACGGCGAGGAGCATTGTTCGCTCCTGACCTTTCCCGAGATCCGTGACCGGCTGATCGTGCTCAATGGCTGGTCGAAGACCTGGGCGATGACCGGCTGGCGCATGGGCTGGTCGATCTGGCCAAATTCGCACGAGAGTGGTCAACTTTACGACAAGGTGCGCAAGCTCGCGGTCAATTGCTGGTCCTGCGTCAACGCGCCGAGCCAGTTTGCTGGTATCGCCGCCATTGACGGTCCGCAGGACGATGTTGTGAAAATGTGCAAGGCATTCGACAACCGCCGCAAGATCGTCGTCGACGGCCTCAACAGCCTGCCCGGCATCAGCTGTACCACGCCGAAGGGCGCCTTTTATGCCTTCCCCAATGTCAAGGAAACCGGCTGGCCGGCGAAGCAGCTGGCGACGGCGCTGCTCGATGAAGCCGGCGTCGCGCTGATCGGCGGACCGGATTTCGGCATTCTCGGCGAGGGCTATATCCGCCTCTCCTATGCCAATTCGGAAGAAAATATCCTGCGCGCCATAGAGCGTATCGAGAAGTTCCTGGCGAAGTAG
- a CDS encoding GNAT family N-acetyltransferase has product MTDLKDWTPRPLPAREPLEGRYARLEPLDAAKHGDGLYEASSVADAGDRFRFLFENPAEDREAFEAWLEKVESSKDPLFFAVIDKASGKVAGRQTLMRIDPTFGVIEIGNIYWGPLISRKPAATEAQFLFMQYAFDGLGYRRYEWKCNNANEPSKRAAERFGFKFEGIFRQHMVQKGKNRDTAWYSVIDGEWPALKAAYQAWLSPDNFDANGMQIKRLEEFRAAV; this is encoded by the coding sequence ATGACCGATCTGAAAGACTGGACACCGCGCCCGCTACCTGCCCGTGAACCGCTCGAGGGCCGCTATGCCCGTCTGGAACCGCTCGATGCCGCAAAGCACGGCGACGGGCTCTATGAAGCCTCATCGGTTGCCGACGCTGGTGACCGTTTCCGCTTCCTCTTCGAAAATCCGGCCGAGGACCGCGAAGCCTTTGAGGCGTGGCTGGAAAAGGTCGAGTCCAGCAAGGACCCATTGTTCTTCGCGGTCATCGACAAGGCCAGCGGAAAGGTCGCCGGACGCCAGACGCTGATGCGCATCGATCCAACCTTCGGCGTCATCGAGATCGGCAATATCTACTGGGGTCCGCTGATTTCGCGCAAGCCTGCGGCGACGGAAGCGCAATTCCTGTTCATGCAGTACGCCTTCGATGGCCTCGGCTACCGGCGTTATGAATGGAAATGCAACAACGCCAACGAGCCGTCAAAGCGGGCGGCAGAGCGATTTGGTTTCAAGTTCGAAGGCATCTTTCGCCAGCACATGGTGCAGAAGGGCAAGAACCGCGACACGGCCTGGTATTCGGTCATCGACGGCGAGTGGCCGGCGCTGAAGGCTGCCTACCAGGCATGGCTGTCACCGGACAATTTCGATGCGAATGGGATGCAGATCAAAAGGCTGGAGGAGTTTCGGGCTGCCGTTTGA
- a CDS encoding nickel/cobalt transporter, with translation MRKRTLFGALAVLALFSAHALAQTSSLGVGSNEVAMQPTGPFAEIILWINLQQREFYLAMTHALKGMREDPWQASILVGLSFLYGILHAVGPGHGKAVISSYMLANETTLKRGVLLSFASSMLQALTALFIIGLTFLVLRGTTVSMDDAAHYMEMASFVLIIAFGLSLLWRKVPLLFRPRVAHLMPEKHGSVLTNHDHHHHSHGTHSHDHHHHDHVHHDHDHAEGEVCATCGHSHAPDPAMLAGEFNWKTAWAAIIAVGLRPCSGALIVLTFSLLNGLILGGVLSVFAMALGTFITVATLAMLAVTAKNVALKVSGASALSGRVQNIIEIGGALFIVLFGALLLAASMRF, from the coding sequence ATGCGGAAACGGACCTTGTTTGGCGCCCTCGCGGTCCTCGCGCTTTTCAGTGCCCATGCGCTGGCGCAGACCTCGTCGCTCGGCGTCGGCTCGAACGAGGTTGCCATGCAGCCCACGGGCCCCTTCGCCGAAATCATTCTCTGGATCAACCTCCAGCAACGCGAATTCTATCTCGCGATGACGCATGCGCTCAAGGGCATGCGCGAGGACCCGTGGCAGGCCTCGATCCTCGTCGGCCTTTCATTCCTGTATGGCATTCTGCATGCGGTTGGGCCCGGCCATGGCAAGGCGGTGATTTCCTCCTACATGCTCGCCAACGAGACGACGCTGAAGCGCGGCGTTCTCCTCTCCTTCGCATCGTCGATGCTGCAGGCACTCACTGCGCTTTTCATCATCGGGCTCACCTTTCTGGTGCTGCGCGGAACGACGGTCTCGATGGACGACGCTGCGCATTACATGGAAATGGCAAGCTTCGTGCTGATCATCGCCTTCGGCCTGTCATTGCTATGGCGCAAGGTGCCGCTGCTGTTCCGCCCGCGCGTCGCGCATCTCATGCCTGAAAAGCACGGTTCGGTGCTGACGAATCACGATCACCACCACCATTCCCATGGCACCCATAGCCACGACCACCATCACCATGACCACGTCCACCACGATCATGATCATGCCGAGGGGGAAGTCTGTGCCACCTGCGGCCATTCGCATGCGCCGGACCCGGCGATGCTTGCCGGTGAATTCAACTGGAAGACCGCTTGGGCGGCGATCATCGCGGTGGGCCTGCGTCCGTGTTCAGGCGCACTGATCGTCCTGACCTTCTCGCTGCTCAACGGCCTCATCCTTGGCGGCGTGCTCTCCGTCTTCGCCATGGCGCTCGGCACCTTCATCACCGTTGCGACATTGGCAATGCTGGCAGTCACCGCAAAGAACGTCGCGCTGAAGGTTTCCGGCGCCTCGGCGCTTTCAGGCCGTGTTCAAAATATCATCGAGATTGGCGGCGCACTATTCATCGTCCTGTTCGGCGCATTGCTGCTGGCCGCTTCGATGCGATTCTAG
- a CDS encoding DUF1007 family protein: MHQRFVVFIGALAAGLTFATPAYVHPHVFAEARLDITIKPDGTVEKLGHVWRFDDLFSSTVLVEFDKNADMKLDEKELADLASTINESISEYDYFQTVMLDGKNIVMAAPAHLMADFQNNQLLIIFESTPKQPLKLGKKTSFGVYDPTFYTAIDYVNDTDIHVAGLPGGCTQTVVRPDPDQAIAANQATLTESFFNDPTGTNMSKIFATRLEIECAKKG; the protein is encoded by the coding sequence ATGCACCAAAGATTCGTGGTTTTCATCGGCGCACTTGCGGCGGGATTGACCTTCGCCACACCGGCTTATGTGCATCCGCACGTCTTTGCCGAAGCCCGCCTTGACATCACCATCAAGCCCGATGGAACCGTCGAGAAACTCGGCCATGTCTGGCGCTTTGACGATCTTTTCTCCTCAACGGTGCTGGTCGAGTTCGACAAGAACGCCGACATGAAGCTCGATGAAAAAGAACTGGCGGATCTTGCCAGCACCATCAACGAGTCCATCTCCGAGTACGATTATTTCCAGACAGTCATGCTCGATGGCAAGAACATCGTCATGGCGGCGCCGGCGCATCTGATGGCCGATTTCCAGAACAACCAATTGCTGATCATCTTCGAGAGCACGCCAAAACAGCCGCTCAAACTCGGCAAGAAAACCAGTTTCGGCGTATACGACCCGACCTTCTATACGGCCATCGACTATGTGAACGACACCGACATCCACGTAGCCGGTTTGCCGGGCGGCTGCACGCAGACGGTTGTGCGCCCCGACCCCGATCAAGCCATCGCCGCCAATCAGGCGACCCTGACCGAAAGCTTCTTCAACGATCCGACCGGCACCAACATGTCGAAGATATTCGCGACGCGGCTGGAAATCGAATGCGCCAAGAAAGGGTGA
- a CDS encoding LysR family transcriptional regulator, with protein sequence MDTLTRMRAFIDVVEAEGFSAAARKIGRSKALLSKYVRELEDELGALLLNRTTRQFSLTEAGHTYYQRASEILREVESLQEAVRESSTDIKGRIKISAPRTFADADIGQCLVDFCAEQPDIILDVRLDDRFVDLVEEGFDLAIRITRMQDSSLIAKRIAPFHVIVCASPELIERVGKPARPEQLAALPCIVDTNNRSRNAWQFHNDDGAPLSVQVSGPIEINSPLSTRRAALAGLGFAILPDFIAERDIESGELVGVLEGFTPRNAGIYAVYPHRRYLPAKVRVLVDYLAKWFKDNRKV encoded by the coding sequence ATGGACACGCTCACCCGCATGCGCGCCTTTATCGACGTGGTCGAGGCGGAAGGGTTCTCGGCCGCGGCGCGCAAGATCGGCCGGTCAAAGGCGCTTCTGTCCAAATATGTGCGCGAGCTTGAAGACGAGCTCGGCGCGCTGCTCCTCAATCGCACCACACGGCAATTTTCGCTGACGGAAGCGGGTCATACCTACTACCAGCGCGCCAGCGAGATCCTGCGCGAGGTGGAGAGCCTGCAGGAAGCCGTGCGGGAATCGAGCACCGACATCAAGGGCCGCATCAAGATATCTGCACCCCGCACCTTCGCCGACGCGGATATTGGCCAGTGCCTCGTCGATTTCTGTGCCGAACAGCCGGATATCATTCTCGATGTGCGGCTGGATGATCGCTTTGTCGACCTTGTCGAGGAAGGATTCGATCTCGCCATCCGCATCACCCGCATGCAGGATTCGTCCCTCATCGCCAAGCGCATTGCGCCCTTTCACGTCATCGTCTGCGCTTCACCGGAACTGATCGAGCGCGTGGGCAAGCCGGCGCGGCCGGAACAGCTTGCTGCCTTGCCCTGTATCGTCGACACCAATAACCGTTCGCGCAATGCATGGCAGTTTCACAATGATGATGGAGCGCCGCTTTCGGTGCAGGTGTCAGGACCCATCGAAATCAACAGCCCGCTTTCAACGCGGCGGGCGGCGCTTGCCGGTCTCGGCTTTGCCATACTTCCCGATTTCATCGCGGAACGGGACATTGAAAGCGGCGAGCTGGTCGGCGTTCTTGAGGGATTCACGCCGCGCAATGCGGGGATCTATGCCGTCTATCCACACCGCCGCTACCTGCCGGCCAAAGTGCGGGTTCTGGTCGATTATCTGGCCAAATGGTTCAAGGACAATCGCAAGGTCTGA
- a CDS encoding amidase, protein MSTIPPLNALLDLPTVNLPSGKGPLTGETLAVKDIFDIAGLVTGGGNPQKSSESPAATRTAPAVQGLLDAGARFIGKSQTDELAFSMMGQNAHFPHPVNPAAPDRVSGGSSSGSASAVAGGLATIATGSDTGGSIRAPASFCGLVGLRTTHGRISLEGTLPLAPSLDTFGWFAKDIALYEQVGAILLGADAYDFKLDRPLFIPLLEHLLIGEAEDAAYRKMYATVCAHLGQARSARQPTASMDDLHLCLRQIQGFEAWAAHGAWISAKERNLGRAVKERFEYGSTIDLATYKAQKKRRDLFRNELADLLKDDGVMVMPTVPSAAPLVSTSFDDSQAYRERCVRLFCLSGLSGFPQITLPLGQVHGAPFGISLLGPKGSDRALIRLGRDILKRAT, encoded by the coding sequence ATGAGCACAATTCCGCCCCTGAATGCCCTTTTGGATTTACCGACGGTTAACCTTCCTTCGGGCAAGGGCCCGCTGACCGGCGAGACTTTGGCGGTAAAGGACATATTTGACATCGCCGGCCTCGTCACAGGTGGCGGCAATCCGCAAAAAAGTAGCGAATCACCTGCAGCGACAAGGACCGCGCCCGCGGTGCAAGGCCTGCTCGATGCCGGGGCGCGCTTCATCGGCAAGAGCCAAACGGACGAGCTCGCCTTCTCCATGATGGGCCAGAACGCGCATTTTCCGCACCCGGTCAATCCAGCGGCGCCGGACCGCGTCAGCGGCGGCTCGTCCTCGGGTTCTGCGTCGGCCGTCGCGGGTGGTCTTGCCACCATCGCGACAGGCTCGGACACGGGAGGCTCGATCCGCGCACCTGCGAGCTTCTGCGGCCTCGTCGGGCTCCGCACAACCCACGGGCGCATCTCGCTCGAAGGGACATTGCCGCTCGCCCCTTCCCTCGACACTTTCGGCTGGTTCGCCAAGGACATTGCGCTCTATGAACAGGTTGGAGCGATTCTGCTTGGCGCGGACGCTTACGATTTCAAGCTCGATCGTCCGCTGTTCATTCCCCTGCTCGAACATCTGCTCATCGGCGAAGCGGAAGATGCGGCCTACAGAAAAATGTACGCGACCGTCTGCGCTCATCTCGGGCAGGCGCGTTCGGCCCGCCAGCCTACGGCATCCATGGACGATCTTCATCTCTGTTTGCGGCAGATCCAGGGTTTCGAAGCCTGGGCGGCCCATGGCGCATGGATTTCGGCAAAAGAGCGAAACCTCGGCCGCGCCGTCAAGGAGCGGTTCGAATATGGTTCGACCATTGATCTCGCAACCTATAAGGCACAAAAGAAGCGGCGCGATCTGTTCCGCAACGAGCTGGCGGACCTTCTGAAGGATGACGGCGTCATGGTCATGCCAACAGTCCCGAGCGCCGCTCCGCTCGTCTCCACCTCCTTTGACGATTCGCAGGCCTATCGCGAACGCTGCGTCCGCCTGTTCTGCCTTTCCGGCCTCTCCGGCTTCCCCCAGATCACGTTGCCGCTCGGACAGGTGCATGGCGCGCCGTTCGGCATTTCCCTGCTTGGACCAAAAGGCAGTGACCGTGCTCTGATCCGGCTTGGGCGCGATATATTGAAAAGGGCGACTTGA
- the odc2 gene encoding ornithine/lysine decarboxylase: MATQRILDFINTRRPNGPCMVLDLEVVRENFHNFEMALPESKIFYAVKANPAPEILRLLASLGSSFDTASVAEVEMALDAGATADRISFGNTIKKERDIARAFELGIRLFAVDCVEEVEKVARAAPGSRVFCRVLTDGAGAEWPLSRKFGCVPAMAVDVLRAAQTLGLDSYGVSFHVGSQQTDLAAWDRALGDAKQVFDTLAKEGITLKMVNMGGGFPTRYLKDVPTAQAYGQAIFQALSKHFGNRLPETIIEPGRGMVGNAGVIKAEVVLVSKKADNDNVRWVYLDIGKFGGLAETMDEAIRYQITTPRDGDRSEPCVLAGPTCDSADVMYEKNPYPLPISLTIGDEVLIEGTGAYTTTYSAVAFNGFEPLRSYVI; this comes from the coding sequence ATGGCTACACAGCGCATCCTCGACTTCATCAATACCCGACGCCCGAACGGCCCCTGCATGGTGCTGGATCTCGAGGTGGTCCGGGAGAATTTTCATAATTTCGAGATGGCCCTGCCGGAATCGAAGATCTTCTATGCGGTGAAGGCCAATCCTGCGCCGGAAATCCTGCGTCTGCTCGCTTCTCTCGGTTCGAGCTTCGACACGGCATCGGTTGCCGAAGTCGAAATGGCACTCGATGCCGGCGCGACGGCTGACCGCATTTCCTTCGGCAACACGATCAAGAAAGAGCGCGACATTGCCCGCGCCTTCGAGCTCGGCATTCGTCTTTTTGCCGTGGATTGCGTCGAGGAAGTCGAGAAGGTCGCCCGCGCAGCTCCCGGCTCGCGCGTGTTCTGCCGCGTCCTGACCGACGGTGCCGGTGCCGAATGGCCGCTGTCACGCAAGTTCGGCTGCGTTCCTGCAATGGCCGTCGACGTGTTGCGTGCCGCGCAGACGCTCGGCCTCGACAGCTATGGCGTTTCGTTCCATGTCGGTTCGCAGCAGACGGATCTGGCCGCCTGGGACCGTGCACTCGGCGATGCGAAGCAGGTCTTCGATACGCTCGCCAAGGAAGGCATCACGCTGAAGATGGTCAATATGGGCGGCGGTTTCCCGACCCGTTACCTCAAGGACGTGCCGACCGCCCAGGCCTATGGCCAGGCGATCTTCCAGGCGCTGAGCAAGCATTTCGGCAATCGCCTGCCTGAGACCATCATCGAGCCGGGCCGCGGTATGGTCGGCAATGCCGGTGTGATCAAGGCAGAAGTCGTTCTCGTGTCGAAGAAGGCCGACAACGACAATGTGCGCTGGGTCTATCTCGACATCGGCAAGTTCGGCGGCCTCGCCGAAACGATGGACGAGGCGATTCGCTATCAGATCACCACGCCGCGCGATGGCGACCGCAGCGAGCCTTGCGTCCTTGCGGGCCCGACCTGTGACTCGGCCGACGTGATGTACGAAAAGAACCCCTATCCGCTCCCCATATCGCTGACCATTGGCGATGAGGTGCTGATCGAGGGAACTGGCGCCTACACCACAACCTATTCGGCAGTTGCCTTCAACGGGTTTGAACCACTCCGATCATACGTAATTTAA
- a CDS encoding GNAT family N-acetyltransferase, producing the protein MSAVDFIEQNLHPDGSQACIILNETAQDERAREALLDRAMGTSRRRKSSEKLRRGRLPSAGLAFVARGEDGTLLGTVRLWDIQTGHDAAGKPVRALLLGPLAVDPSVKGQGIGAALMHHATAEAARLGHGAIILVGDPEYYERFGFSGANTSGLAMPGPVERRRFLALELKQGHLDGAHGLLTPRGRRSSRAMRVLPVSLRFSM; encoded by the coding sequence ATGAGCGCAGTAGACTTCATCGAACAGAACCTGCATCCGGATGGATCGCAGGCTTGCATCATCCTCAACGAAACCGCGCAGGACGAACGGGCGCGCGAAGCTTTGCTGGACCGCGCCATGGGGACAAGCCGCCGCCGCAAGTCTTCGGAAAAGCTGCGGCGCGGCCGGCTGCCTTCCGCTGGCCTTGCCTTTGTCGCGCGCGGCGAAGACGGCACATTGCTGGGCACGGTGCGCCTTTGGGACATCCAGACCGGACACGACGCGGCAGGCAAGCCGGTACGTGCGCTCCTGCTTGGGCCTTTGGCTGTCGATCCTTCGGTCAAGGGGCAGGGCATCGGCGCGGCACTGATGCATCATGCGACAGCCGAGGCTGCACGCCTCGGCCACGGCGCGATCATCCTGGTGGGCGATCCGGAATATTACGAGCGTTTCGGTTTCAGCGGTGCGAACACGTCCGGCCTTGCCATGCCTGGTCCGGTCGAGCGCCGCCGTTTCCTGGCGCTGGAGTTGAAGCAAGGCCATCTTGATGGTGCGCACGGATTGCTCACGCCACGGGGCCGGCGCTCATCGCGGGCGATGAGGGTACTGCCTGTGTCGCTGCGTTTCTCAATGTAA
- a CDS encoding alpha/beta hydrolase encodes MSDNNYQYRVHRAEQPGSPLLFVFHGTGGDENQFFDFGRQLLPHAGIVSPRGDVSEHGASRFFRRTGEGVYDMDDLATRTRAMADFIRAHKESAKASNVLGLGYSNGANILASVLLSQPDLFDEAVLMHPLVPWTPAPQLGLAGKRVLITAGRLDTICPPALTQSFADYLISQGVETDLFWHSGGHEIQQGEVKAIENFVRENVR; translated from the coding sequence ATGTCGGACAATAATTATCAGTATCGCGTTCATAGGGCGGAACAGCCGGGCAGCCCGCTCCTGTTCGTTTTTCATGGCACGGGCGGCGACGAAAACCAGTTCTTCGATTTCGGCCGGCAGCTGTTGCCGCACGCCGGAATCGTGTCGCCGCGCGGCGATGTCTCGGAGCATGGCGCGTCGCGCTTTTTCCGCCGCACAGGTGAAGGCGTCTACGATATGGACGACCTCGCAACCCGCACCAGAGCCATGGCGGACTTCATTCGAGCCCACAAGGAGAGCGCGAAAGCCTCCAATGTGCTCGGTCTCGGCTATTCCAATGGCGCGAACATCCTGGCATCCGTGTTGTTGTCGCAGCCGGATCTGTTTGACGAAGCGGTCTTGATGCACCCGCTGGTTCCATGGACACCGGCACCGCAACTCGGCCTTGCCGGCAAGCGTGTCCTGATCACAGCGGGCCGGCTCGACACCATCTGCCCGCCCGCGCTAACACAATCCTTTGCGGATTATCTGATCTCGCAAGGGGTCGAGACCGATCTTTTCTGGCATTCCGGCGGTCACGAAATCCAGCAGGGCGAAGTGAAAGCGATCGAAAATTTCGTTCGCGAAAATGTCCGTTAA
- the gndA gene encoding NADP-dependent phosphogluconate dehydrogenase has translation MQQADIGLIGLGVMGANLALNIAENGYRIAVFNRTVVKTHEFYEEAGSLQDKIIPCETLEELAKNIRAPRPIILMVKAGEAVDEQIAALKPFLAKDDIIIDAGNANFHDTIRRLAELGPNDPTFVGMGVSGGEEGARHGPSIMVGGTPESYARIEPVLTAISAKYEGESCAALLGPDGAGHFVKTIHNGIEYADMQMIAEVYGVLRDGLGLSPQAIGKIFEEWNAGPLNSYLIEITAKVLLATDKKAGKPAVDIILDSAGQKGTGRWAAIEAQMLGVPATAIEAAVAARSISSLVKERSEASKAYGDLDAARLANSDAAFIDTLEQGLLAGKIAAYAQGFDVMAGASKEHGWNIPLATTARIWRAGCIIRSQFLDQIAAAFEGSEGKNLLLVPAFVERMKAGSKSLRQVVAQASHAGLPTPALSAALNYFDGYRQARGTANLIQAQRDFFGAHGFKRLDAEGDFHGPWSDVG, from the coding sequence ATGCAGCAAGCTGACATCGGATTGATCGGCCTTGGCGTCATGGGCGCCAATCTGGCGCTCAATATCGCTGAAAACGGTTATCGCATCGCGGTTTTCAACAGGACAGTGGTAAAGACCCACGAGTTCTACGAAGAAGCAGGTTCCCTGCAAGACAAGATCATTCCGTGCGAAACGCTGGAAGAGTTGGCCAAGAACATCCGCGCGCCACGCCCGATCATCCTGATGGTCAAGGCTGGTGAAGCGGTCGACGAACAGATCGCCGCATTGAAGCCGTTCCTCGCCAAGGACGACATCATCATCGACGCGGGCAATGCCAATTTCCATGACACGATTCGCCGGCTCGCCGAACTCGGACCCAATGATCCGACATTTGTCGGCATGGGCGTTTCCGGCGGTGAGGAAGGCGCACGTCATGGCCCGTCGATCATGGTCGGCGGTACGCCCGAATCCTATGCCCGCATCGAGCCGGTCCTGACGGCAATTTCGGCGAAGTATGAAGGCGAATCCTGTGCCGCCCTGCTCGGTCCCGATGGCGCCGGCCATTTCGTCAAGACCATCCACAACGGTATCGAATATGCCGACATGCAGATGATCGCCGAAGTTTATGGTGTGCTGCGGGATGGGCTTGGTCTTTCTCCCCAGGCCATCGGCAAGATTTTCGAGGAGTGGAACGCAGGGCCGCTAAATTCCTATCTGATCGAGATCACCGCCAAGGTGCTGCTGGCGACCGACAAGAAGGCCGGCAAGCCTGCCGTCGACATCATCCTCGATAGCGCTGGCCAGAAGGGCACAGGGCGCTGGGCCGCCATCGAGGCGCAGATGCTCGGCGTTCCGGCGACCGCCATTGAGGCTGCCGTCGCCGCCCGCTCGATCTCATCGCTCGTCAAGGAGCGCAGCGAGGCTTCGAAAGCCTATGGCGATCTCGATGCCGCCAGGCTTGCGAATAGCGATGCCGCATTCATCGACACGCTGGAACAGGGTCTTCTCGCTGGCAAGATTGCCGCCTATGCGCAGGGTTTCGACGTCATGGCTGGCGCGTCTAAGGAACATGGCTGGAATATTCCGCTCGCCACAACGGCGCGCATCTGGCGTGCGGGTTGCATCATCCGCTCGCAGTTCCTTGACCAGATCGCTGCGGCTTTCGAGGGTAGCGAAGGCAAGAACCTCCTGCTGGTCCCCGCCTTTGTCGAACGTATGAAGGCCGGTTCGAAGTCACTGCGCCAGGTCGTTGCCCAGGCATCCCATGCGGGTCTGCCGACCCCGGCACTCTCAGCGGCGCTGAATTATTTCGACGGTTACCGCCAGGCACGCGGCACGGCCAATCTGATCCAGGCACAGCGCGATTTCTTCGGTGCGCATGGTTTCAAGCGTCTCGACGCGGAAGGCGACTTCCACGGTCCTTGGTCGGACGTTGGTTGA
- a CDS encoding MurR/RpiR family transcriptional regulator has protein sequence MNTSISELIAEKIDAMSASERKAAQTLIANYPLIGLRTVAEFSTQAGVSSPTILRFVSRLGFQSYPEFQSALQEELAAQVQSPWNRAATIQPSRNGPTFPLMEAAIENIRETFQHLSVQQIDDVTDAISRNRARIYLLGGRFTDPIARYMAAHLKITRPGVTHLVGQESHWRDQLIDMGKKDVLIIFDIRRYQDSLIRFAEKAQARGVEIILFTDQWLSPIARFARHVIAGRTAVPSPWDSSATLFLVAETLIAEVTRKLEKSSANRIRDMEQLRDN, from the coding sequence ATGAACACCAGCATTTCCGAGCTGATCGCCGAGAAAATCGACGCCATGTCGGCATCGGAGCGCAAGGCCGCTCAGACGCTCATTGCCAATTACCCATTGATCGGTTTGCGAACCGTTGCTGAATTTTCGACTCAGGCCGGTGTGAGTTCACCCACCATATTGCGCTTTGTCTCCCGGCTCGGCTTTCAGAGCTATCCGGAATTCCAGAGTGCCTTGCAGGAAGAGCTCGCCGCGCAGGTACAATCGCCATGGAACCGGGCTGCAACGATCCAGCCATCCAGGAATGGGCCCACATTCCCGCTCATGGAAGCTGCGATCGAAAACATCCGCGAAACCTTCCAGCACCTCTCGGTGCAGCAAATTGACGACGTTACAGATGCAATCAGCCGCAACCGCGCGCGTATCTATCTCCTTGGCGGGCGATTTACCGATCCGATCGCCCGATACATGGCTGCCCACCTCAAGATCACCCGCCCCGGCGTGACGCATCTGGTCGGACAGGAAAGTCACTGGCGTGACCAGTTGATCGACATGGGAAAGAAGGACGTGCTGATCATATTCGATATCCGCCGCTACCAGGACAGTCTTATCCGCTTCGCCGAAAAGGCGCAGGCACGCGGCGTCGAGATCATCCTTTTCACCGATCAATGGCTTTCACCCATCGCCCGTTTCGCCCGCCATGTCATTGCGGGACGCACCGCCGTTCCCTCGCCATGGGACTCCTCCGCAACGCTTTTCCTTGTGGCCGAAACCCTGATCGCCGAGGTGACACGAAAGCTGGAGAAGAGCAGCGCCAACCGCATCCGCGATATGGAACAGCTGCGTGATAATTAG